A window of Mucilaginibacter robiniae genomic DNA:
TGGGCTGCAATGCTATTCGTACCTCCCATAACCCGCCAGCGCCTGAGCTATTGGATTTGTGCGACAAAATGGGTTTTATTGTAATGGATGAAGCTTTTGATACCTGGGAAAAGCCGAAAGAGAAATACGATTATCATCAGTTCTTCAAAGCCTGGCACAAACGCGATTTGGAAGACCAGTTGCTGCGCGATCGTAACCACCCTTCTGTATTTATCTGGAGCATTGGCAATGAAATTCCGGAACAACGCGACAGCAGTGCTTTGCGCATTGCCGCTGATTTGGCCCATATTGTACATAGCTTAGATAAAACCCGACCAATCACCACCGCCAACAATAATCCTGATACAGGTAATAAAATTATCAGCTCAGGTGCTATTGATTTGGTTGGTTATAACTACCATCATCAGGATTATGCTGCTTTTCATCAGCGGTATCCGGGTAAAAGGTTTATTGGTACCGAAACTACCTCGGCACTGGAAACCCGCGGACATTATGATATGCCATCAGACAGCATACGTCGTTGGCCGGAAAGATGGGATCAATCTTTGAAAAAAGGCAATGCAGATAATACCGTATCGGCTTATGATAATGTATCTGCCCCTTGGGGATCAACGCATGAGGAAAGCTGGAAAGAGATCAAGAAATATGATTTTCTGTCGGGCATGTTCATTTGGACAGGTTTTGACTACCTGGGCGAACCTACGCCTTATGAATGGCCTTCACGCAGTTCATACTTTGGTATTATCGACTTAGCAGGTTTCCCGAAGGATATTTATTATATGTACCAAAGCGAGTGGACCAACAAACCCGTACTGCATATCTTGCCGCACTGGAACTGGCAGCCCGGCAAAACGGTAGATGTATGGGCTTATTACAACCATGCCGACGAGGTAGAGCTATACCTGAATGGCAAATCATTAGGTGTTAAAAAGAAACAAGGCGAGGATTTGCACGTCATGTGGCGGGTAAAATATGAACCCGGTACACTAAAAGCCGTATCACGCAAAAATGGTAAAACAGTGCTTACCCAAACCATTCAAACCGCCGGTAAAGCTGCCCGAATTGAATTGGTAGCCGATCATAAAGTTATTAAGGCCGATAGCCGGGATTTATCTTTTGTAACTGTGCGCATATTGGATGCAAATGGTAACCTGGTACCTGATGCTAATAACCTGATTCATTTCAAAGTGGCAGGCAACGGGCATATTGCAGGTATGGATAATGGCAGTGAAACCAGTATGGAATCTTTCCAAGGCAATCAGCACTCGGTATTTAATGGTTTGGGGCTAGCCGTACTGCAAGCCGGAACGGCAGCCGGTACGCTTACGTTGACTGCTAGTGCCGATGGTTTACCATCCGCCAACGTGGCCATAAAAATGCAGAAGTAGCCTTTAGCCGTGCCGTTCGGGCACTTACTTAATAGGTAATAGCCCTGGTTAAACTTTGATTCATCTAAGTTCAACTAGGGCTATTGCTTTAGATGGATACTGGCTAAAGTTGCAATACTCGTAACCTTTATGTTACTTTGGCTGCAATTTGAGCATTATATGAAACTGATCCGGAGCCTGTCCTTTTGTTTTGCCCTACTGATTTTGGCACAACACCAGGTATGGGCACAGGCCGATAAAAACGTTTCAATTCCGCAACTGCTTACCGGCAAAAAGGGGGTGGCCGATACTACGGCTAATGTTACCCAGCCTGCATCCAACCAAAAAGATTTGCCTGATGTTTTCCGGGCGTTGCTGCATTTGAAGCCAGCAGCCGAAAATGATTCCGTCACGTCAAAACCTGAAATCTCGGTAGTGCCGGCTATTGGCTATACGCTAGTTTCCAGGCTGGCGGCGGTACTTTCGGGCAATGTGGCCTTTCGTACAGGTCCGCAGGCGCATATTTCAACTATTGTAGCCAGTGCCTCTTATACCCAAAACAAGCAGTTTATTATTCCCATCCTGTCCAATATCTGGACAAAAAACAACACGTTTGATTTTGTAGGCGATTTCCGCTATTACCAGTATCCTGAAAGCACCTACGGTTTAGGCAGCGGTTCTAACATCCACGATGAAGACCCCATGAACTTTTCATTTGTGCGCTTTTATGAAACCGCTTACCGACACATAACAGCCAACTGGTATGCTGGCTTAGGTTACGCTTTGGATAATTATTGGAACTTATCGCACCAAGGCCCGCTTAACGGTGCCTTTTCAGATTACGAAGCTTATGGCACTTCACGCCATACTATAGCTTCGGGTTTTACTCTGAATGTACTGCATGATTCGCGCGATAATTCTATCAATCCGCTTAGAGGTTGGTATGGCAGCATACAATATCGTACCAACACTCCAATTTTAGGAAGTACCAGTACGTGGTCATCCTTAATTATTGATTATCGTAAGTATGTACGCTTTCCGGCTCAGTCAGACAATGTACTGGCTTTCTGGTCGTACAACTGGTTTATTCTGAGTGGCAAGCCGCCTTACCTGAACCTGCCCAGTAATTCATGGGACCCGAACTCGGCCACAGGGCGCGGGTACATTCAGGGGCGTTTCAGAGGAGCACAGATGGTATATGCTGAAACCGAATACCGTTTTAAAATTACCCGTAATGGTTTAATTGGCGGCGTACTGTTTGCCAATGCCGAAAGCTTATCGGCTCAGCCGCATACGCGTTTGCAAGCTATACAGCCAGCCTTCGGCCCCGGTTTGCGCCTTAAACTGAACAAAACATCACGCACCAACGTAGCGGTTGATTATGGTTTTGGCCGCCAGGGCTCACGCGGATTATTTATCGATGTAGGCGAAATTTTTTAAGTTCAGGCTTTAGCTATTCTATATTTTATGAAGCTGGTTACCTTTTTAAAATATATATTGGGCTATGAAAGTAAAAGAAATATTAACCGAAACGCTGCTTATTGTATTCGGAATACTATCAGCCGCCTTTGGTTTAAAAGGCTTTTTATTGTCAAGCCATTTCATTGATGGCGGGGTTACCGGTATATCCATGCTGATTTCTGATATTACCGGTAGTTCTATTTCTATCTGGCTTTTAATCATTAATCTGCCCTTCATTTTTTTAGCATACCGGCAGCAAGGGATGGCGTTTGCCATTAAAGGAGCCCTCGCTATTGCAGGCTTATCTTTATGCGTTGCTTTTGTTCATTTTCCAGATGTTACGCACGATAAACTATTAACAGCGGTATTTGGCGGCTTTTTTATTGGGGTAGGCATTGGCTTGGCTATACGCGGCGGTGCCGTGCTGGATGGTACTGATATTGCCGCCCTAATGCTGAGTAAAAAAAGCCAATTGCTTAAGGTAAACGATATTATATTGCTACTTAATGTTATCGTTTTCACATTGGCAGCCTTCTTTTTAGGCATTGAATCGGCCATGTATTCAACGCTTACTTATCTGGCCGCTTCCAAAATGATTGACTTTATTTTGAATGGTATAGAGCAGTATATCGGAGTAACTATTATATCCGTACGTAGTAAAGAAATTCAAGATTTTATTCAAAATAACATGAAACGTGGCGTAACCGTGTATGTGGGCCGGGGTGGTTACGGCAAAGTAGGGCACATTCAGGAAGAAAGAGATATTCTTTTTACGGTAGTAACCCGGCTGGAAATACCTACGCTGAAAGAAAAAGTTTTGAAAATTGATGCCTCTGCTTTTGTGGTACAACAAAGCATTGATGATACCACCGGCGGGCTAATGAAGCGAAAATCTGTACACTAAAAAAAGCCCCGCTTAATAGGCGGGGCTTTTTCTTTATTGGTAAGTTTCCTGACCTTCGGTACGAGGAGCCACTTTGTCCAGTATCTGATCACTAAACTGCTTGGCCTTATCTGTCCACTCCGGTGCTCTTTCCTGTAAGTCATCTAGTATCGATTTACCATCGGTAGCACGTTTTTTGGTAACTTGCTGAATGCCGTAGGCTACTGCTGCGCCTATAACTGCGTATTTTAGTAAACTCATGATTATATAAATTAAGTTGATGTTTAACTAGGTTAGGTGTACAAGTATAGTGCCAGTATTACCATTTACTAAATGGATGTTTGGCTAAATAAACATTATAATATCGCTCATCCTCAGTTACTTCTTCGGCCAGCCATTCGGGATGTTCAAAAGCTTCGCTCTCATGCTCTAATTCCAGCTCGGCTAATAACAGGCCCTGGTTGGCTCCGGCAAACTCATCCACTTCCCAGGTTTTACCGGCTACGGTGATTTTAACCCGGGTCTTTTCTACTACAGTGCCAGAAAAATGTGCCAGCATCTCTTCGGCATCCTGCACAGGAATTTTGTATTCATACTCCTTCCGCGAAAAACCTTCCGATTTTCCTTTAATGGTGATATAACCATTTTCACCGGCTACACGCACCCGAACTACCTTCTCGCTGCTATCTAACAAATAGCCTTGCTTGTATAAAGTACCTTCCGGCTTTTCCAACTGTTGCCAGCGGTTTTTATCTACCAAAAACTTGCGTTCAATTTCTACCCCCATTACTGTACTGCTTTATTTTTTGCGGGTTTCTTCTTCTCTGCCGAGGCCTGCTCCAGTACAGCTTTCTGCCTGAAATTTTCAGCTAGAGAAACTATGCTTTTTTGTAGTTCGTCCTTCTGTGCTTTTAACTGTCGCGGTACAGGTTCATGCTTCAGTTCATCAGTATGAAATAACTCCAACGCCAGCACCACATCATGCCACTTGCCAATAGTGTCCTGTAATTGGTTTAAATAATCTTTATTCAAGGTCAGCTTATCAGCCAGGGCGCTATCAGCCACTTTCTGGTTATACATCAGTAGTTTGATTTTTTTGCGGCAGTCGTGCAAACGTTCGTCAAATACTGGCGATTGCAAAAAATCGGCTGCCTCATTCAACATATCCTGGTAGAAGTTTTGTACCGTTTTAGCTGGTAGGCGGTGCAAACTATTCATCAGCTTTTTGCGTGTACGTTTAAGTTGTTCAAGCTGCTTAGGGCCTTTACAGTAAAACCGGTTGGCACCTGATAATATAATCTGTTGTTGCTTATCTTCAAACTCAGGCTTTCTGAATCCGTACTGATGGCTTAGCTGCAGGTTCACGTAAGCACCGCGAATAACGCCTGCTTTTTTAAACATCTTTTGTATGGGTTTAACCTGCTTCAGCAGTTTCGGATGCTTATCGCCGCTTTGCAGTAACGTAAGCAAAGCCCGCATTTTTTTAAACTGCACCCTGAACTGGTGTAATTCTTCCTGCTCGGCCGATTTTAAAAAACCTTTAACATGTGCTTTTAGCTCCTGATAATGTTTACTTATCTGCTTTTCTTCTTCCTTCGTTTTCATCAGTTGTATTGCTAGTGATATAGCAACTTGCGAAACACCTAAAAGATTTAAAAAAGATGAAATTAGCGCTTAAGTATCAATTTAGTTCATCTTTCAGTAATTGCAAACAGTACCGATAACAACTATTAGCAGCTAAGCCGCTTAACAGGCTCAATATGTGCCATATCATCGTTAGAATGGCTTATCTGGAATTAAGCGTATTAAGAAATATTTTTTTGTAAGTTAAATTGGTGCTTAGGCAGATTTAAACCGAATTTATAGCACTCATCAGTATGTGTTTAAAGCGTATTAAAGCCAGTGCTAAATACAGTGTATAAGCGTTTTTATTGAATAGAATTAAATTTCCCTTTAGATTTGCAGATACCTTTTATAACAAATAGCCACTTTCAAGGCTTACATCTATCTAAATAATTCTGTTTACATGATGCGCTTTTTCAAAACATTTGCGTTAGTTGTTACCTCATCGGCCGGGTTAATGGCTGTGTCTTTATGTGCAGCTGCACAAACCGCTAAAAAGCCGGTACCGCAGTTGGGCAAAAACTCGGTTAAAGAAGTTATTGCCGCCATGACCCTGCGCGAAAAGGTTACGTTGCTCGTTGGTGCTGGTCGTGCGCCCAAGCCCAAATCAGCCGGTAACGGCGTGAGTAACGGCTGGGTTCCGGAACCACCCATGATCGGGCATACTGAAACCAAAGTACCTGGCGCTGCCGGTAATACCAATGCCATACCACGATTAGGCATTCCTTCGCTGGTACTAAGCGATGGCCCTGCTGGGGTACGCATTTCGCCCACTCGCAAAGGTGATAACCATACCTACTATGCTACGGCTTTTCCGGTAGGTACACTGCTGGCTTCCAGTTGGGACCCAACCGTGGTGGAAAGTGTAGGTCGTGCTTTTGGTAACGAAGTAAAAGAGTACGGCGTTGATATTTTGCTGGCTCCCGGTGTAAACATTCACCGTAACCCTTTAAACGGGCGTAATTTTGAGTACTACTCGGAAGACCCTTTAGTAGCTGGGAAAATAGCCGCTGCTTTAATCAGGGGCGTACAATCAAATGGAGTAGGTACTTCTATTAAGCACTTTGCAGCTAATAACCAGGAAACCAATCGCAATTATGTAAGCTCAATAGTGAGTGAACGGGCTTTACGCGAAATTTACCTGAAAACGTTCCGGCTGGCTATTGCCGAATCTAACCCTTGGACGGTTATGTCATCCTATAACCGCTTAAATGATGTTTATACAGCCCAGCGCCATGACCTGCTGACTACCGTTTTACGAAACGAATGGAAATTTAAAGGCTTTGTAATGACCGACTGGGGTGGTGGTTACGACTGGGTAGCTGAAATGAAAGCAGGCAACGATTTGATTATGCCAGGTCGCCCAGACCAGATTGAAACTATAATTGACGCGGTGCAGCACGATTCACTGTCGGTAAAAGTACTGGATAGCAATGTGGAGCACATGTTGAATATCATCCTGAAATCGCCTGCCTTTAAACAGTATGCTTACTCTAACCATCCCGATTTAAAAGCTCATGCCGCAATAGCACGCCGGGCAGCAGCCGAAGGCATGATTTTGCTGAAAAACCAGAGCCAGGCTTTACCAATGACTACCAACGTGAAAACCGTAGCGGCTTTTGGCAATGCTACTTACAATACCATTCCGGGCGGTACAGGCAGCGGTGAGGTCAACAAGGCTTATACTACATCCGTGTATCAGGGTTTGCTTAATGCAGGCTATCTACCCGATGAAAGTTTAAAAAACGTGTATGGGCGCTTTTTTAAATCTTTAACAGACCCGGAACACCCTCATCGTGGCTCATCTGAGCTAATGGCGAGTGATAGCTTGCTCAAAGCTACAGCCAGCCATAATGATGTGGCTTTAATAACCATCAGCAGAAATGCAGGTGAAGGTCATGATCGTAATTTAGAAACCAATTACAACCTAACCCCAGAAGAAAAGCAGAACTTTAAGAAAATTGCCGAAGCTTTTCATGGCAAAGGCAAAAAGGTGATAGCTGTATTGAATATAGGTGGCGTAATTGATATGAAAGGCTGGCAGGATGATGCCGATGCTATTTTACTAGCCTGGCAGCCCGGCCAGGAAGCAGGTGATGCCATTGCCGATTTATTAAGCGGCAAGGTAAATCCATCCGGCAAGCTGGCTACTACCTTCCCGGTTAGTTACAGTGATGTACCTTCAGCTAAGAACTTTCCGGGCACACCGGCAGAAAGACCAGCGCAGGTGATTTACCAGGAAGGTATTTATGTAGGCTACCGTTATTATGATACCTACAAAGTAAAACCTCAATATGAGTTTGGCTATGGCTTATCCTACACCAACTTTGCTGTTAGTAACCTGAAACTGAGCTCAACGCAGTTCAACGGGTTGCTCACGGCCAGTG
This region includes:
- the galB gene encoding beta-galactosidase GalB, producing the protein MPRSKPLLVLVLLAVVCHTAFGQSVNGRTDFDNGWKFYLGDNKQAKEAGYNDARWRSLNLPHDWSIEGKFSKDNPAGIGGGALPGGIGWYRKTFTVPQTAQGKQVYIDFDGVYRNSEVWINGHLLGKRPNGYISFRYELTPYLNWGKSNVIAVQVDNADQPNSRWYSGSGIYRNVWLVTKSKIAVAHWGTYVTTPEVSSAQATVKLQTRLRNTTGSSQQVTITSKIVDASGKTITAAGTTSYRLPDTLTTYEQQFTVKQPQLWSVNRPYLYQVVTQVKQNNQVLDTYTTPLGIRYFDFDADKGFSLNGQHLKILGVCDHHDLGCLGAALNTRALERQLEILKGMGCNAIRTSHNPPAPELLDLCDKMGFIVMDEAFDTWEKPKEKYDYHQFFKAWHKRDLEDQLLRDRNHPSVFIWSIGNEIPEQRDSSALRIAADLAHIVHSLDKTRPITTANNNPDTGNKIISSGAIDLVGYNYHHQDYAAFHQRYPGKRFIGTETTSALETRGHYDMPSDSIRRWPERWDQSLKKGNADNTVSAYDNVSAPWGSTHEESWKEIKKYDFLSGMFIWTGFDYLGEPTPYEWPSRSSYFGIIDLAGFPKDIYYMYQSEWTNKPVLHILPHWNWQPGKTVDVWAYYNHADEVELYLNGKSLGVKKKQGEDLHVMWRVKYEPGTLKAVSRKNGKTVLTQTIQTAGKAARIELVADHKVIKADSRDLSFVTVRILDANGNLVPDANNLIHFKVAGNGHIAGMDNGSETSMESFQGNQHSVFNGLGLAVLQAGTAAGTLTLTASADGLPSANVAIKMQK
- a CDS encoding BamA/TamA family outer membrane protein, with product MKLIRSLSFCFALLILAQHQVWAQADKNVSIPQLLTGKKGVADTTANVTQPASNQKDLPDVFRALLHLKPAAENDSVTSKPEISVVPAIGYTLVSRLAAVLSGNVAFRTGPQAHISTIVASASYTQNKQFIIPILSNIWTKNNTFDFVGDFRYYQYPESTYGLGSGSNIHDEDPMNFSFVRFYETAYRHITANWYAGLGYALDNYWNLSHQGPLNGAFSDYEAYGTSRHTIASGFTLNVLHDSRDNSINPLRGWYGSIQYRTNTPILGSTSTWSSLIIDYRKYVRFPAQSDNVLAFWSYNWFILSGKPPYLNLPSNSWDPNSATGRGYIQGRFRGAQMVYAETEYRFKITRNGLIGGVLFANAESLSAQPHTRLQAIQPAFGPGLRLKLNKTSRTNVAVDYGFGRQGSRGLFIDVGEIF
- a CDS encoding YitT family protein; the protein is MKVKEILTETLLIVFGILSAAFGLKGFLLSSHFIDGGVTGISMLISDITGSSISIWLLIINLPFIFLAYRQQGMAFAIKGALAIAGLSLCVAFVHFPDVTHDKLLTAVFGGFFIGVGIGLAIRGGAVLDGTDIAALMLSKKSQLLKVNDIILLLNVIVFTLAAFFLGIESAMYSTLTYLAASKMIDFILNGIEQYIGVTIISVRSKEIQDFIQNNMKRGVTVYVGRGGYGKVGHIQEERDILFTVVTRLEIPTLKEKVLKIDASAFVVQQSIDDTTGGLMKRKSVH
- a CDS encoding YtxH domain-containing protein — its product is MSLLKYAVIGAAVAYGIQQVTKKRATDGKSILDDLQERAPEWTDKAKQFSDQILDKVAPRTEGQETYQ
- a CDS encoding CYTH domain-containing protein, which produces MGVEIERKFLVDKNRWQQLEKPEGTLYKQGYLLDSSEKVVRVRVAGENGYITIKGKSEGFSRKEYEYKIPVQDAEEMLAHFSGTVVEKTRVKITVAGKTWEVDEFAGANQGLLLAELELEHESEAFEHPEWLAEEVTEDERYYNVYLAKHPFSKW
- a CDS encoding CHAD domain-containing protein, with product MKTKEEEKQISKHYQELKAHVKGFLKSAEQEELHQFRVQFKKMRALLTLLQSGDKHPKLLKQVKPIQKMFKKAGVIRGAYVNLQLSHQYGFRKPEFEDKQQQIILSGANRFYCKGPKQLEQLKRTRKKLMNSLHRLPAKTVQNFYQDMLNEAADFLQSPVFDERLHDCRKKIKLLMYNQKVADSALADKLTLNKDYLNQLQDTIGKWHDVVLALELFHTDELKHEPVPRQLKAQKDELQKSIVSLAENFRQKAVLEQASAEKKKPAKNKAVQ
- a CDS encoding glycoside hydrolase family 3 C-terminal domain-containing protein; this translates as MMRFFKTFALVVTSSAGLMAVSLCAAAQTAKKPVPQLGKNSVKEVIAAMTLREKVTLLVGAGRAPKPKSAGNGVSNGWVPEPPMIGHTETKVPGAAGNTNAIPRLGIPSLVLSDGPAGVRISPTRKGDNHTYYATAFPVGTLLASSWDPTVVESVGRAFGNEVKEYGVDILLAPGVNIHRNPLNGRNFEYYSEDPLVAGKIAAALIRGVQSNGVGTSIKHFAANNQETNRNYVSSIVSERALREIYLKTFRLAIAESNPWTVMSSYNRLNDVYTAQRHDLLTTVLRNEWKFKGFVMTDWGGGYDWVAEMKAGNDLIMPGRPDQIETIIDAVQHDSLSVKVLDSNVEHMLNIILKSPAFKQYAYSNHPDLKAHAAIARRAAAEGMILLKNQSQALPMTTNVKTVAAFGNATYNTIPGGTGSGEVNKAYTTSVYQGLLNAGYLPDESLKNVYGRFFKSLTDPEHPHRGSSELMASDSLLKATASHNDVALITISRNAGEGHDRNLETNYNLTPEEKQNFKKIAEAFHGKGKKVIAVLNIGGVIDMKGWQDDADAILLAWQPGQEAGDAIADLLSGKVNPSGKLATTFPVSYSDVPSAKNFPGTPAERPAQVIYQEGIYVGYRYYDTYKVKPQYEFGYGLSYTNFAVSNLKLSSTQFNGLLTASVVVKNTGKVAGKEVVQIYISAPTQTIDKPEQELKAFAKTHLLQPGESQTLTFAIRSADLASYHTRSSEWITDAGKYTLKAGTSSRDIKQTATFNVAKALVVEKDHQVLQTPVNITEYKGSASK